The Patescibacteria group bacterium genome includes a window with the following:
- the dnaN gene encoding DNA polymerase III subunit beta → MNLSILKENLKQGLFIVSHLAGKNANLPILNNILVEVKKEGVRLMTTNLEVGITHFIRGKVEKEGSFTVDAKIFADYINLLPNKKIDLIKEDGVLRVECENFKTKIKTEASEDFPLIPQIEKKNKKTVKIADLKNALAKVVFAAANSESRIELSGVLMTIGQNKLVLAATDSYRLAEKELEIKEEGSEGKDKAVPEQKVIVPARTIQEILRILAGLDQGEGGKKEINFYINDNQILFAVDNTELISRLIEGQYPDYKQIIPAAGKTTAVLNRFELIRAIKASALFSKSGINDINLDFPEGKNQVIVSSASGTTGENIVKIEAETNGIDNGIIINYQYLLDGLNNIDEETIKLEVIDGNTPCLIKPLGEKGYLYIIMPIKQ, encoded by the coding sequence ATGAACCTCTCGATCCTAAAAGAAAATTTAAAACAAGGGTTATTTATTGTCAGCCACTTGGCCGGCAAAAATGCCAACTTGCCGATTTTAAATAATATTTTAGTGGAGGTTAAAAAAGAGGGTGTGCGGCTGATGACGACGAATTTGGAAGTGGGTATTACTCATTTTATCCGGGGGAAAGTGGAAAAAGAAGGAAGTTTTACGGTAGATGCCAAAATTTTTGCCGATTACATCAACCTTTTACCTAATAAAAAAATTGATCTGATCAAGGAAGACGGGGTCTTACGCGTGGAGTGTGAAAATTTCAAGACAAAAATAAAAACCGAGGCGAGCGAGGATTTTCCTTTGATTCCGCAAATTGAGAAAAAAAATAAGAAAACCGTCAAGATCGCGGACTTGAAGAACGCGCTGGCCAAGGTGGTTTTTGCCGCGGCTAACAGTGAATCGCGCATCGAGTTGTCGGGAGTTTTAATGACGATTGGCCAGAACAAATTGGTTTTGGCGGCGACGGACAGCTATCGCTTGGCGGAAAAAGAATTGGAGATCAAAGAGGAGGGTAGCGAGGGGAAAGACAAGGCCGTTCCAGAGCAAAAGGTCATTGTTCCGGCCCGGACCATTCAGGAAATATTAAGAATTTTGGCCGGCCTGGACCAGGGCGAGGGGGGTAAAAAGGAAATTAATTTTTACATCAACGACAATCAAATATTATTCGCGGTCGATAATACCGAATTGATTTCTCGCCTGATCGAGGGGCAATATCCCGATTATAAACAGATTATTCCCGCGGCCGGAAAAACCACGGCCGTGCTGAACCGTTTTGAATTGATCAGGGCCATTAAGGCGTCGGCGCTTTTTTCCAAAAGCGGCATCAATGATATTAATCTGGACTTTCCCGAAGGAAAAAATCAAGTGATCGTTTCTTCGGCCTCCGGCACTACCGGCGAAAATATCGTCAAGATTGAAGCTGAAACCAACGGCATTGACAACGGCATTATCATCAACTATCAATATTTATTGGACGGCTTGAATAATATCGACGAAGAAACGATCAAGCTGGAAGTGATTGACGGCAATACGCCGTGCCTGATCAAGCCGCTGGGTGAAAAAGGATATTTATATATTATTATGCCTATTAAACAATAA